One region of Flavobacterium pisciphilum genomic DNA includes:
- a CDS encoding DUF885 domain-containing protein, with protein MKKLFIPIVVVALMVSCNKNAKTGDDKATNEKFEKYKDGFITDLWKLNPDWAASQGYHKYDSVLVVPNAENQKKQIAFANSQLDSLKQYPLEGLSDNNKTDFYMIKNQLESTLFSINELKSSEWNPSYYNVSGSFAEILNGKYDSLDTRLHNFNLKMNAIPAYYEAAKSNIKNPTKEHTALAIDQNLGGISVFKEDLVAALSKSKLSAEEKKEITDKADVSVKAITDYANWLKKLDNKTPRSFRLGSELYAKKFNFDIESGYTADEIYKIAVNQKNDLHEKMFVLANKLWAKYNGTAAKPTDKLELIKQVIDKISLQHTTPEKFQSEIEKQIPELVAYVKAKDLLYIDPSKPLVVRKEPAYMAGVAGASISAPGPYDKNANTYYNVGSMTGWTAENAESYLREYNDYILQILNIHEAIPGHYTQLVYSNQSPSIIKSILGNGAMIEGWAVYTERMMLESGYKNSDEMWLMYYKWNLRTICNTILDYSVHTKDMSKEAALALLTKEAFQQQAEADGKWKRATLSQVQLCSYFTGYTEIYDFRESLKKEQGTKFNLKQFHEKFLSYGSAPVKYIKELMTSKE; from the coding sequence ATGAAAAAACTTTTTATTCCTATTGTTGTTGTCGCTTTAATGGTTTCCTGTAATAAAAACGCTAAAACAGGTGACGATAAGGCTACAAATGAAAAATTTGAGAAATACAAGGACGGTTTTATAACTGACTTATGGAAATTAAATCCAGATTGGGCAGCTAGCCAAGGGTACCATAAATACGATAGCGTTTTGGTTGTTCCAAATGCAGAAAATCAAAAAAAGCAAATAGCTTTTGCTAATTCTCAATTAGATTCATTAAAACAATATCCATTAGAAGGCCTTTCTGATAATAATAAAACTGATTTTTATATGATTAAAAATCAGCTAGAAAGCACTCTTTTTAGTATAAATGAACTTAAATCATCTGAATGGAATCCTTCATATTATAATGTTTCTGGCTCTTTTGCAGAAATATTAAATGGTAAATACGATTCTCTAGATACCAGACTACATAATTTCAATTTAAAAATGAATGCGATTCCTGCTTATTATGAAGCAGCTAAATCAAACATTAAAAATCCAACCAAAGAACATACTGCACTTGCAATAGATCAAAACCTAGGTGGAATTTCAGTATTTAAAGAAGATTTAGTAGCTGCTTTAAGTAAAAGTAAATTATCAGCTGAAGAAAAAAAGGAAATTACAGACAAAGCAGATGTTTCAGTAAAAGCAATTACAGATTATGCTAATTGGTTGAAAAAATTAGACAATAAAACACCTCGTTCTTTTAGATTAGGTTCTGAATTATATGCTAAAAAATTCAACTTTGATATTGAATCAGGATATACTGCTGATGAAATTTATAAGATTGCAGTGAATCAAAAAAATGATTTGCATGAAAAAATGTTTGTCCTTGCTAATAAATTATGGGCAAAATATAATGGAACGGCTGCAAAACCAACAGATAAATTAGAATTAATTAAGCAAGTAATTGATAAAATCTCATTGCAACATACAACTCCAGAGAAGTTTCAATCAGAAATTGAAAAACAAATTCCAGAGCTTGTTGCTTATGTAAAAGCTAAAGATTTACTTTATATAGACCCATCTAAACCTCTTGTAGTTAGAAAAGAACCAGCTTACATGGCAGGTGTTGCAGGAGCTTCTATATCTGCTCCAGGTCCTTATGACAAAAATGCAAACACTTATTATAACGTAGGAAGCATGACAGGTTGGACAGCTGAAAATGCTGAAAGCTATTTAAGAGAATACAACGATTACATTTTACAAATCCTTAATATTCATGAGGCAATTCCTGGACATTATACACAATTAGTTTATAGCAATCAATCACCAAGTATCATCAAATCTATTTTAGGAAATGGTGCGATGATTGAAGGTTGGGCTGTATATACTGAAAGAATGATGCTAGAAAGTGGATACAAAAACTCAGATGAAATGTGGTTGATGTATTACAAATGGAATCTTAGAACAATTTGTAACACTATATTAGATTATAGCGTACATACGAAAGACATGTCAAAAGAAGCTGCATTAGCTTTATTAACCAAAGAAGCTTTCCAACAACAGGCAGAAGCAGACGGAAAATGGAAACGTGCAACATTATCACAAGTACAATTGTGTTCTTATTTTACAGGATATACTGAAATTTATGATTTTAGAGAATCATTGAAAAAAGAACAAGGAACGAAATTTAATTTGAAACAATTTCATGAAAAGTTCTTAAGTTATGGTAGTGCTCCGGTGAAATATATAAAAGAGCTAATGACTAGCAAAGAATAA